A portion of the Vanessa atalanta chromosome 14, ilVanAtal1.2, whole genome shotgun sequence genome contains these proteins:
- the LOC125068839 gene encoding uncharacterized protein LOC125068839 isoform X2: protein MTSFLVLLLVMAQIYKASNLPNHLKISSKDVTPVTPLIIEHPQPNAIPETKTRKKKGPTIPLSLQFQHQYLVPNLHVIPLVHDLTVIPLHRVSEQKISYRLNDEQDDDRYRNPLGGYGVGWRFGGHGAGHGFHYSYG, encoded by the exons ATGACGTCGTTCCTCGTCCTTTTGCTGGTCATGGCCCAAATCTACAAGGCATCTAATCTACCAAACCATttgaaaatatcatcaaaagaCGTAACACCAGTCACTCCACTAATTATCGAACACCCGCAGCCGAATGCAATACCAGAAacgaaaacaagaaaaaaaaaaggtccAACAATACCACTGTCGTTACAGTTCCAACACCAATACTTGGTTCCAAATCTACATGTGATACCGTTAG TTCACGACTTGACAGTTATTCCATTGCATAGAGTTAGCGAGCAAAAGATCTCGTACCGATTGAATGATGAGCAAGATGACGACCGATACAGGAATCCATTGGGCGGTTATGGAGTCGGCTGGAGGTTCGGTGGTCACGGCGCTGGCCACGGATTTCATTATTCGTACGGTTAA
- the LOC125068839 gene encoding uncharacterized protein LOC125068839 isoform X1: MTSFLVLLLVMAQIYKASNLPNHLKISSKDVTPVTPLIIEHPQPNAIPETKTRKKKGPTIPLSLQFQHQYLVPNLHVIPLGNVQHNRHDGNLTHTNLIQVLIPIHNLVPVHDLTVIPLHRVSEQKISYRLNDEQDDDRYRNPLGGYGVGWRFGGHGAGHGFHYSYG; encoded by the coding sequence ATGACGTCGTTCCTCGTCCTTTTGCTGGTCATGGCCCAAATCTACAAGGCATCTAATCTACCAAACCATttgaaaatatcatcaaaagaCGTAACACCAGTCACTCCACTAATTATCGAACACCCGCAGCCGAATGCAATACCAGAAacgaaaacaagaaaaaaaaaaggtccAACAATACCACTGTCGTTACAGTTCCAACACCAATACTTGGTTCCAAATCTACATGTGATACCGTTAGGTAACGTCCAACATAATAGGCACGATGGTAACTTAACACACACAAATTTGATCCAAGTATTGATACCAATTCATAACTTGGTTCCAGTTCACGACTTGACAGTTATTCCATTGCATAGAGTTAGCGAGCAAAAGATCTCGTACCGATTGAATGATGAGCAAGATGACGACCGATACAGGAATCCATTGGGCGGTTATGGAGTCGGCTGGAGGTTCGGTGGTCACGGCGCTGGCCACGGATTTCATTATTCGTACGGTTAA